Within Sphingobium aromaticiconvertens, the genomic segment TCATTGCTGGCCAACCGGTTGTATCCGATGGTCTTTGGCCAAAACGCCCAAGCCGCCTCATGCGACTCAGGCATCCGTCAGGCCGATAGCTTGAGAAACGCGCAGCCGAGAAAAGCGAAAAGGGCGCACGGAATACCGGGCGCCTTGACGGGTCAGCCTATACGACGACCTTCAAGCTGGGCGTCCACGAGCGCAATGGCCTTCTGGACGGCCGCGTCTATAGTCAAATCGCTTGTATCTAGCAAGTCTGCTCCATCGGCCATACGCAGGGGGGCATGATCGCGGCTCATGTCGCGGGTGTCGCGGGCCTGAATGTCCGCGATCAGACTGTCCATGTCGGGATGACCGCCCTGACTTGCAGCGTCGTTGAAGCGGCGCTGGGCGCGGACATGGACGCTGGCGGTAACGAACAGCTTTGCGTTCGCGTCGGGAGCGATGACGGTGGCGATGTCGCGCCCGTCGAGGATCGCGCCGCCCAGTTGTGTCGCAAAATCGCGCTGCCGTTGGACCAGCGCGTTTCGGACTGCCTGATGCACCGACACGCGCGAGGCGAGGCTGCCGACCGCCTCATTACGCAGGGCCGGATCGTCGAGCAGCGCGTCCTCAAAAACGCAAGCGGTCAGCGCATCGGCTTCTCGGTCGGGGTCTCCGCTATTCTTGAGGACGTTCAGGCCCACGGCGCGATAGAGAAGGCCGGTGTCGAGGCAGGGCAAGCCATAATGGCGAGCCAGCGCCTTGGCGATCGTGCCCTTGCCCGATGCGGCGGGGCCATCGACGGCGATGATCATGATAGCGCGCCCAGCGTTTTGAGCAGCGGCACGAAGCCGGGGAAGCTGGTTTCGACTGGGCGCATATCGTCAATCTCCACGCCATCGCGGGAGACGAGACCGGCGATGGCGAAGCTCATGGCGATGCGATGATCGAGCTTCGTTGCGATCGGGCCGCCGCCGGCAAGGGGCTGACCGCCGCTACCCTCGATGATGAGGCCGTCTTCCAGTTCTTCGACGGTGACGCCGATCGCGCGAAGGCCCGTCGCCATGGTGGCGATGCGATCCGATTCCTTGACGCGCAGTTCCTCAAGGCCGCGGAAGATGCTGCGGCCTTGCGCCAGAGCGGCGGCAATGAAGGCGACGGGATATTCATCGATCATCGATGGCGCGCGGGCGGGGTCAGGCTCTACCCCATGCAGGGCGGAGGCGGTGATGACGAGGTCGCCGACCGGCTCGCCGCCGACTTCGCGCGGATTTTCGATTACAATATCGCCGCCCATCTCGCGCAGCAGGTCGACCAGGCCCGCGCGGGTGGCATTGAGGCCGACATTGGCGATGGTGATGCGCGATCCCGGCACGATCAGCGCCGCGACCATCGGGAAGGCGGCCGATGAGGGGTCGCCGGGCACGACGATCTGTTGCGGCTTGAGTTCCGCTTCGCCCATCAGTGTAATGATGCGGGTGCCGTCAGCCTCTACCTCCACCGACAGGTTCGCGCCAAAGCCCTTGAGCATCCGTTCGCTATGATCGCGGGTAGGGATGGGTTCGACAACACGGGTGATGCCGGATGTGTTGAGCCCGGCGAGCAGGATAGCCGATTTGACCTGGGCCGAAGCGACAGGAAGGCGATAGTCGAGCGGCACGGCGGGGCAGGCGCCGCGCATGGTCAGCGGCAACCGGTCGCCGGGGCTGGACGTGAAACTGGCGCCCATCAGGGCAAGCGGCTGGGTGACGCGTGCCATCGGGCGCTTGCTGAGCGAGGCGTCGCCGGTGAAGGTGGCGGTCAGGTCGTGGCTGGCGAGCAGGCCCATGAGCAGGCGGGTGGATGTGCCGCTATTGCCCATGTCCAGCGCGGTTTCCGGCTGAAGCAAGCCACCGACCCCGACGCCGTGGATATGCCAGATGCCATCATCGTCGCGTATGATCTGCGCGCCCATTGCTCGCATGGCAGCGGCGGTGGCGAGGACGTCCTCTCCTTCCAGCAGCCCTTCGACCCGGCTTTCGCCCACGGCCAGGGCTGACAGCATCAGCGAGCGGTGCGAAATGC encodes:
- a CDS encoding d(CMP) kinase, producing MIIAVDGPAASGKGTIAKALARHYGLPCLDTGLLYRAVGLNVLKNSGDPDREADALTACVFEDALLDDPALRNEAVGSLASRVSVHQAVRNALVQRQRDFATQLGGAILDGRDIATVIAPDANAKLFVTASVHVRAQRRFNDAASQGGHPDMDSLIADIQARDTRDMSRDHAPLRMADGADLLDTSDLTIDAAVQKAIALVDAQLEGRRIG
- the aroA gene encoding 3-phosphoshikimate 1-carboxyvinyltransferase, which codes for MTSTLDQPAPMRFSAAPSLSGAVTVPGDKSISHRSLMLSALAVGESRVEGLLEGEDVLATAAAMRAMGAQIIRDDDGIWHIHGVGVGGLLQPETALDMGNSGTSTRLLMGLLASHDLTATFTGDASLSKRPMARVTQPLALMGASFTSSPGDRLPLTMRGACPAVPLDYRLPVASAQVKSAILLAGLNTSGITRVVEPIPTRDHSERMLKGFGANLSVEVEADGTRIITLMGEAELKPQQIVVPGDPSSAAFPMVAALIVPGSRITIANVGLNATRAGLVDLLREMGGDIVIENPREVGGEPVGDLVITASALHGVEPDPARAPSMIDEYPVAFIAAALAQGRSIFRGLEELRVKESDRIATMATGLRAIGVTVEELEDGLIIEGSGGQPLAGGGPIATKLDHRIAMSFAIAGLVSRDGVEIDDMRPVETSFPGFVPLLKTLGALS